Part of the Solanum stenotomum isolate F172 unplaced genomic scaffold, ASM1918654v1 scaffold14311, whole genome shotgun sequence genome is shown below.
GAGAACTTTTGTAGTATCATTGCTATTGTCATTTTTGCTTCCATCATTGCAAAGTTTTGTCCAATGCAAATTCGGGGTCCCCAACCAAATGGAATAAACGAGACTTGTCCGTTTGTTGCCTTTGACACTCCTTCACTGAATCTTTCTGGTTTGAATTCCTTCGTGTCTTCACCCCATAATTCCTTGTTATAGTGTACTAAGATTGCGGGTATAACGAGTAGTACTTCAGCTGGCAGACTCAGCTCACCCAATTTTACTTCATCTTTGTTCCTTCTACCATATATCGGTGCTGGGGGAAATAGCCTTAACGTCTCGTACAAGATCATTGTCACCTAAGGAAAACAAACATGTATTACATAAGTTGGCAGTAGAATTAGTGCACTAATGAGCGAAATTTTGTGAAAAGTACTTACAATTTTTAGACGACTAAGTCCTTCAAAATCTGGTTTTTCATTTCCGAATACATTCAAAACCTCCTCTCTTGCACGTACTTGCCACTCTCGATGTAGGCACAGTAATATCATCGTCCATACGAGCAACACTGAAGTGGTATCTTGTCCAGCAAAATAGAATAACTTGCACTCTTCAATCACTTCTATTGTTGTCATTCCGAAATCTTTGTTTCCATGTTGTTCAATTTCTTTCGTATTGGATTCAAGTAATATGCCTAATAAATCTTCATTATTAGTACTAGTCTCCCCTGCTTTCATCGCCATCAATCTTTTGTCAATGATACGCCTAATTGTCGCTTGAATTTCCTTTTCGATTTCcaacattcttttcttcttcttactaGGCAAGAACCTTGTAATAACAATCTAAGTAAATTCTCTATGCTATGAAGTAGAAATTTGATCCAATACTTTAAAATTGTACGTACCTCGACCCTGGTATATAAATCGAAAAAACTTGTTCCATTACATACTCAGCTTGTTCTTTCTGAAGTTCAAATACTATTCTCCCTTCTTCATAGCTACTCCCAAATGCAGTTCGAGAAATGACTTCACCTGTCATTAGTTGAAAGTGTGGCCATACATCGAGCTCGACTGATGTTTCCTTTGGAACAGCCTCCTCCCATTTGCTTATCATTTCACTACAACTCTGATAAAATGCTGGAACCATATGCTGTTACGTAGACTGGTTAATTTCACTCATGATCACTAAGTTCTATATACTAGCTATAcgcaaaaacaaaaagatataGTAGTATTTATAACCTTTAGTTTCTCAAAATGGAAGGCgggattgatgatttttctatgCTTAGCCCATTTCTGTTCCTCAAGGGTAACGAGACCTTGAACCAATAACTTCGCGAATGGATTAGAATGCTTATTCTTGTGATACAcataatgtttttcaaaaattatctttataagtGAAGGTTCTGTGATGAATACTATAGGCTTGGGGCCTAGCCAGGCAAAAGAATTTTTACCTGCAGAGTATTTATCAGTTTTGTGTTAGTAAAAAAAGCAAAGCTTATACTAAAATAGATTGTAAGTGATATATCGCCTACGGGTTCAACAAAACTAGTACTAGTTTTAGTTCAAACTCTATATTTGTGttttaaaatctatttaatACGTAGAGATATataattcatcaagaactcaataagcTGCTTTTTCAAGAATCCAGAATTCATAAACTCAATTATACTATGCCACGATACTTCAACTAGAGGAGCGACCAGTTGGTTCACCAGACCCCAACCTAGCATCACACATTCTAGAGACAAAGTATGGAACTCCTCCCAAAATTACATTATTCGAGCCAGAATTGGCCGTTAGTGGACTACCTCCACGTTTTaaatgagatggtcacacattTAAACATGATATCAGATCAGGCAAAGACCCTGAATTCAAGTcttatataataacaaaaattatgTGATTGGTCCATGAAAGGAATATGATTAAGCAAACTTGTTAGATTGTTGTACTTACCATTTTTATTGATGGAGTCACAGAAAAAAGGGATGAGCCTTTGAGGTACATCATCAGAGAAATTGATGGGCTTAGATTTGGCTTCATTGAGTTTATTTGTAAGCTCTTTCAAATCTCCATAGAGTAATTTGTATGGATTTCCCTTAAGACCACTCTTTCTCaagtatttctcaaatttttttggcCTAAACCATGCCCAATTCAACACTTTCCATGTGTAAATTACTAACAAAATTGCAACACAAGTTGTTGCTATCATCTCTACTCCCACAAGTGATAAGTACTCCATATTTAAAAAGGCTTCTCTCAAGTACtcttttctcttatatatatgaaaaataaattaagcatATCCAGACATCTCAATTCATCTTACTGTGTCAGTTGAACACTTGAATTAACTTACAAAaaaatgatcatctagacaCTTCTAAAATTTATGTGTTACATAATTGTCGAGGTGTCCATGAGACACAATGTGGATGACTTGTGATGTCTAGATAtgcattttcaaaattaaagtgATTCACTATCTATTGAGACCAAGTTAAAGAtagtttatatttattatgCCTTTCTATTATATCAACGACAAGATGGGGTATATATTTGATGAATTTTCCACAACTAATAAAGGTGTTTGTCCCAATTGGTCAAATTTGTGGACTTTTATAGGATGATTGATTGACAAAATATAGACTAGTGCGTGAACGAGGGCCAAGACTTTTCcatgattttgaatttcttacCTTGTATTTTTTTCCCTCGTAAACACGAaaattcaataagttgtgaAAACTATCGgtctttcatcaattcttatacaatcttaccaaaCGAGCAAACCAAAGTTCATAAATAAGATATCGGAATATCCTAAGGCGTAATATTAATAAATCACATATCTCCAtattcttttaataaataaatgtttgtgattataaattgcaaataaacataattttagAAAGATTCACTAGTCAATAATAGTATTGCCTAgttattctttaatattatCCCTTCACATGACATGAACAATCTCTTCACGCCGagcatgagttttttttttgaataatttaaaatggttggtcttttttcttttgcaaaatataaactcatgggtCCAGctttacatttaaaaataaataaattgaaagcaCTATTTGGAATCCCAAATCAtactttttgaagaatttgggatttatttcaaatcatgaCTACATATCTCACAAATTCTGCTCTGCACCCTAAAAGAACTTATGTCCCACTAAACATAAACTCGATTgctaaggaaataaataaataaaaatcaacccatttgaagaaaaaaaaagtacaattaaAGGAACTATTGTCCTCCACCAAAATGTTAAAACATACAAGGAAAAATAGGAGATTTGAGATGGAGCACAAACCATATCAAAAGCTAAAAAACTTTGATAACATTAACCAAACTGCAGTTAatgtttgaatttgaaacaTGACTTCCACGATCTCGCAACATAGTATATCAATCATTCAAATGATGCATGTAGATCAACGTACAACACCAATGTCGTAAAATATCATCTTAAAGCTTGCGCATAAGCAGAGGAGCGCCATACTGAGGATGAATAGTCACTATTGCAAATGGAGCATGTGTATATGATGGTGAGAGTTCAAAGGAGAACTTTTGTACTATCATTGCTATCGCCATTTTTGCTTCCATCATTGCAAAGTTTTGTCCGATGCAAACACGCGGTCCCCAGCTAAATGGGATAAACGAGACTTGTCCTTTCATTGCCTTTGACACTCCTTCACTGAATCTCTCTGGTTTGAATTCCTTCGCGTCTTCACCCCATACCTCCTTATCATAATGTAATAGGATTGTGGGTATAATGAGTTGCACTCCGGCTGGTAGATTTAGCTCCCCCAATTTCACTTCCTCTTCAGTCCTTCTACCAGATGATGGCAATGGAGGGAATAGCCTTAATGTCTCGTACAAGATCATCGTTACCTAAAAAAACACTGTAAGTTGATTAGCCTCAACTTAAGATTTTTCTGCTTATAACTTTCAACGcacttttggtttgaccaaaaTTTTTAAGTACTATTTTATCACTACTATAGTTCAAAATCCAGTGAATGTCTTCTCAAAACAACACGACTAACTCCGTCTCCATTTCATTTCTGGCCTTCATCCTTCTCCTTGTAAATAtactttttcatttatattaacACAAATGCTTATGGTCATTGTTTTTACCAAACATCTTAATTGTTTCTGCTTCTATCCGAACATGCAACTGTCTATTTGTACAATCAATTTCAACACATAAAAATGGTTTTCAACACTGAATGTTTATTAACTAATCTCAAATAGTTAAGCCAATCGGGCTCCAAGTCCACTTCTTGTCTCGACAGTCCTATCGAATAACTATATTGAGTACATAAAACGTACTCATTAAAAGATTGGAAGAAAAGAACTTGCAAAAAGTACTTACAATTTTCAAGCGATTTAGTCCTTCCAAGTCTGGTTTATTATTTCCAAAGACGTGCAACACCTCCTCTCTGGCACGTACTTGCCACTCTGGATGTAAGCAGAGCAAAATCATTGTCCATACGAGTAACACTGAAGTGGTCTCTTGTCCAGCAAAATAGAATAATTTGCACTCGTCTACCACGTCTGATATAGTCATTCCAAAATCTTTTCTACAATGAAGTTCAATTTCTTTCATATTGGATTCAAGTAATATGCCCAATAAGTCATCTTTACTAGTCTCCCCTCCTTCGATTGCTCTCAATCTTTTGTCAATGATACGCCTAATTGtcgtttgaatttccttttcgATTTTCAGCATTCTTCTGTTCATTTTAGTAGGCAAGAACCTATATAAACAAAGTTATTCGAATTACAGGGAAAGTCTTCTAGTAGAAAAATTGTTAAGGATcagatttttcatatttaattacaGAGAGATTTTGCAAGCACAAAAGAAAGTATCGAACATGGAAATGTGATGTACATAAATTGTTGTACCTTGATCCTGGTATATGAATTGAACGTGCTATTCTGATTACATACTCAGCTTGTTCGTTCTGAAGTTCAAATACTGTTCTTCCTTCTTCATAGCTACTCCCAAATGATGTACGAGATATGACTTCACTGGACATTATTTGAAGGTCTGGCCATACATCGAGTTCGAATGATGTTCCCTTTGGAACAATTTCCTCCCATTTGCTTAGCATTTCTCTACAACTCACATAAAATGCTGGCAGCATATGCtgtaaacaaatgaaaaaacCAACAACTATAAATGGATAACTTCTTAATGTTTAAGGCATCTCAATAAGCAATACTAAGTCGTGTGGGAACTTTACCGTGTTttctaaattctaaatttggTTCTCCTTATTATTCAACTAGTTGTCTTACTACCGTTCTAAGTCGGTTTAAAAAAGAACGCtactttctatatttagtaattCTTAAATCCCAATATCCCAGATGACAGGTTTCAGACTACAAGATTCAAAGCATATTATGGTACAATGTACACATTtaatttaggcataatacataaacatgacccttaacttggcttcaaccggcaactatgacctttaactttgggtgagcacaagtagacacttaaaacttgtataaaattgaataaatagacacattcgtctTGCATGGCACCCTGCATGGCAATTTTGTGTCATACGTGGcgtcctatgtgtattatgccatgtaggacacgtgtgtctacttgttcaattttatgcaagtttaagtgtctatttgtacACACtaaaagttggagggcatagctGTCCgctgaagccaagttaaggatcatatttatgtattatgccgcCTTTAGTTTAAGACTACAAGATTCAGAAGTCTCTCTTATTTTCTAAAACATCGTCTCTGCCCAATCAAACTACAACCACAATAGAACATCCACTGTAATCCCACAAACAGGATCTGGGCAGGATGGTGTATACACAGAAACTTACCCCTAACTTGCAAAGGTAAGGAGGTTGTTTTCGAAAGACACTCAGTTCAAGTCAGAGGGGCAGCTACAGTGTGTTGTGGAcacccttcgtcgaaaaattataccGTACACCTAAGTAAAATGCTGTACAAAATGgttaaatttaatactttggACACCCATGACACAATTACTTACTGTGGCtcagctgttgacacccaattttggaccttcACATATAGATTAATCAatgagcttcttcaatttcaaatgatttaaaataattagttttataaaatttcaagataaattaaaaaaaaattaaaaataataataataatatatatatatatatatatatatatatatatatatataatttgcaaGTCATTTTAAAACAGTTTGTCGCCTttttaccattttcaaaaaatgtatATGTTTTagataattatgtatataatatgtatttcatgaatattcaaaaatcgtctcaaaaagattttatattttatttgtgatggttataattttgaattaacgAGTTGCaggaaattcaaaatacttccaagttattttttttaaaaaaaaaaagaagagagtaattttgtcattttaaataataaatatgtatatttttacaatcacgttattttataaatatttgaaaaaacgTCACAAAAGATCTTAcaatttagttaaatattttattaatttactttaagttatagttataatttcgagttattagtttataattgagttaattattttattttgttgagattaagaagctcgttagtTAATTATGTTAATTCATCTTATTAATTGCTAGCTGAATTAACTAAAAGAATTCAATTTGGCTAGATTGTAATTCATTGGCCTAAccctttttattgaaattttagcAATTTATTTCCTCACCCAACTCAATTTGCAAGACCATTTTTTGGGCCTTTCTCTTAAATCAGTTCagcccaaaaaaaattattttcgaaGGAGGTGAGAGAGTAGCTGagctacttttctttttttctgctgcttttgtttcttcttcttgattagCAGCTTCCCTTTTTTGTTCGCAGCTTCCAACTCTCTTTTCTTCTAATGTTGAATTGTGCAATTTATCCAATTTAATGTGATTAGCATCCATCTTTAATAGTATTGGATAATGACCTtttaaattcaacttttaattCCGAAACTGATTTCTACATGGAAATTGATCGGCTGACCTAGGGTTTTAAGCCAGCAGCTGTGCAGCTCTCATGGCTGCTACGACCACTGGACGGCCTCCTTTCGAGGCTGTCCAGCCCGCCCCACCACCCCAAACCACCACATACGCCACTCTTTTCAATTCCAatactataaatcctaaacaatctgccctaattaactcaaaaacaaTCGCAAAACCAATCGAAATAATTCATGGAGAACCTACTATCACGTTTTCAATGGAGGAAAGGCAAGACTTTATGATTGAAGAGGGATTGCATCAAGCAGTGGTGTTTAAATTATCCCATGGTGCGCCAGATTTGAAGGTATTAAGGTCAATTTTACCGAAACATCTTGGTACCAAGGGCAACTGTTTAATTGGCTTACTTGCTCCAAGACAAATTTTGTTGAGATTTGATCAATATG
Proteins encoded:
- the LOC125850145 gene encoding cytochrome P450 CYP72A219-like, with translation MLPAFYVSCREMLSKWEEIVPKGTSFELDVWPDLQIMSSEVISRTSFGSSYEEGRTVFELQNEQAEYVIRIARSIHIPGSRFLPTKMNRRMLKIEKEIQTTIRRIIDKRLRAIEGGETSKDDLLGILLESNMKEIELHCRKDFGMTISDVVDECKLFYFAGQETTSVLLVWTMILLCLHPEWQVRAREEVLHVFGNNKPDLEGLNRLKIVTMILYETLRLFPPLPSSGRRTEEEVKLGELNLPAGVQLIIPTILLHYDKEVWGEDAKEFKPERFSEGVSKAMKGQVSFIPFSWGPRVCIGQNFAMMEAKMAIAMIVQKFSFELSPSYTHAPFAIVTIHPQYGAPLLMRKL
- the LOC125850146 gene encoding cytochrome P450 CYP72A219-like; amino-acid sequence: MEYLSLVGVEMIATTCVAILLVIYTWKVLNWAWFRPKKFEKYLRKSGLKGNPYKLLYGDLKELTNKLNEAKSKPINFSDDVPQRLIPFFCDSINKNGKNSFAWLGPKPIVFITEPSLIKIIFEKHYVYHKNKHSNPFAKLLVQGLVTLEEQKWAKHRKIINPAFHFEKLKHMVPAFYQSCSEMISKWEEAVPKETSVELDVWPHFQLMTGEVISRTAFGSSYEEGRIVFELQKEQAEYVMEQVFSIYIPGSRFLPSKKKKRMLEIEKEIQATIRRIIDKRLMAMKAGETSTNNEDLLGILLESNTKEIEQHGNKDFGMTTIEVIEECKLFYFAGQDTTSVLLVWTMILLCLHREWQVRAREEVLNVFGNEKPDFEGLSRLKIVTMILYETLRLFPPAPIYGRRNKDEVKLGELSLPAEVLLVIPAILVHYNKELWGEDTKEFKPERFSEGVSKATNGQVSFIPFGWGPRICIGQNFAMMEAKMTIAMILQKFSFELSPSYTHAPVAVEAIHPQYGAPLLMRKL